In the genome of Treponema pedis, one region contains:
- a CDS encoding ATP-binding protein has translation MDFSRRLPIGVQSFEVMRSDKFLYVDKTEFVYRLVNSSRVYFLSRPRRFGKSLFLSTLEAFFLGKKELFTGLKITESEDAQSTPWKKYPVLRFDFSPKNYETEKSIYEIIDSNLSSIETIYSIPKTKDAPEDRFKFILETLHNKTEEKAVVLVDEYDKPLLQTMNVNEHLNEKYRNVLKAFYSVLKSCDHVIRFAFLTGVTKFSKVSIFSDLNNLRDISMEEEFTAICGITQNELENTFKPEIEVLAERNRLSYEQCIKNLKQKYDGYRFYQNCEAVYNPFSLINAFAKKELGDYWFETGTPTFLVRYLKDYKYNIPDLDGNVEMNASGLSDYRAGNDSVIPILFQAGYLTIKGYDSDYKMYRLGFPNDEVRYGFLHNLLPEYSNLNFGDTAFSIVSFTKDLRAGRVEEFMQRLKSIMASIPYDNVKKESGESLALREHNFQICVYLVFSLMGQFVKTETHCAGGRSDCTVETENTIYIFEFKLKGSAEEALNQIREKNYAEAYRAENKEIILIGVSFNAEEKTVDKWVINMI, from the coding sequence ATGGATTTCAGCAGAAGGCTGCCTATAGGCGTACAAAGTTTTGAAGTTATGCGAAGCGATAAATTTCTTTATGTCGATAAAACGGAATTCGTTTACCGTCTCGTTAATTCAAGCAGGGTATATTTTTTAAGCCGTCCGCGCCGCTTCGGTAAAAGCCTCTTTCTTTCCACATTGGAAGCCTTCTTTTTAGGCAAAAAAGAATTATTTACAGGCCTAAAAATTACGGAATCGGAAGACGCTCAAAGCACCCCGTGGAAAAAATATCCGGTTCTCCGCTTTGATTTCAGCCCGAAAAATTACGAAACTGAAAAATCAATTTACGAGATTATCGATTCGAATTTATCGTCAATTGAAACTATATATTCCATACCTAAAACAAAGGACGCTCCTGAAGACAGATTTAAATTTATTTTAGAAACCTTACATAATAAAACCGAAGAAAAAGCAGTCGTGCTTGTTGACGAATACGATAAACCTCTTTTACAAACGATGAATGTAAACGAGCATTTAAATGAAAAATACCGAAACGTTTTAAAAGCATTTTATTCTGTATTAAAAAGCTGTGACCATGTTATACGCTTTGCCTTTTTAACGGGAGTTACCAAGTTCAGTAAGGTAAGTATTTTCAGCGATTTAAACAATTTACGTGATATCAGTATGGAAGAAGAGTTTACGGCAATTTGCGGAATTACTCAAAACGAACTTGAAAATACTTTTAAACCCGAAATAGAAGTCTTGGCGGAAAGAAACAGGTTAAGCTATGAGCAGTGTATAAAAAACTTAAAACAAAAATATGACGGTTACCGTTTTTATCAAAATTGCGAGGCGGTGTATAACCCTTTCAGTTTAATAAACGCCTTTGCAAAAAAAGAATTGGGAGATTATTGGTTTGAGACCGGAACACCTACATTTTTGGTAAGATATTTAAAAGATTATAAGTATAATATACCCGATTTGGACGGAAATGTGGAAATGAACGCATCGGGATTATCGGATTACAGGGCGGGAAACGATTCTGTAATACCTATTTTATTTCAAGCGGGATATTTAACTATAAAGGGCTACGACAGCGATTATAAGATGTATAGGCTAGGCTTTCCCAATGATGAGGTAAGATACGGCTTTTTGCATAATCTTTTACCGGAATATTCAAATTTAAATTTCGGGGATACGGCGTTCAGCATAGTAAGTTTTACAAAAGACCTTAGAGCCGGACGGGTGGAAGAGTTTATGCAAAGATTAAAGTCCATAATGGCGAGTATTCCCTACGATAATGTAAAGAAGGAAAGCGGAGAAAGTCTTGCATTAAGGGAGCATAATTTTCAAATATGCGTTTATTTGGTGTTTTCCCTTATGGGACAGTTTGTAAAAACCGAAACGCATTGTGCAGGCGGGAGAAGCGATTGTACGGTAGAAACCGAAAATACGATTTATATTTTCGAGTTTAAATTAAAAGGAAGTGCGGAGGAAGCCTTAAATCAAATAAGAGAAAAAAATTATGCGGAAGCATACAGGGCTGAAAACAAAGAAATAATTTTAATAGGCGTAAGTTTTAATGCGGAAGAAAAAACGGTAGATAAATGGGTCATAAATATGATATAA
- a CDS encoding glycerophosphodiester phosphodiesterase produces the protein MFKTLNFAHRGFRSKFPENTMTAFEKAVNAGAHGIEFDVHLSSDGIPVIIHDETLDRTCNAYGFIKDFSFAELGKINAAAKFPPENFKESAANCSNEKIPSLEEYFDFIKKTDIISNIELKTGVFEYAGIEEKVYALLKKYGLKEKCIISSFNHESILRMKKIDSSLVCGFLVDSWEINPAENLTKNGIECYHPCAYRLTKNFVDYMHDNKIKVNAWFGSVQTDYSAVLNTGLDAIITDYPDKIAALLSN, from the coding sequence ATGTTTAAAACTCTTAATTTCGCTCATAGAGGTTTTCGCAGTAAATTCCCGGAAAACACAATGACGGCTTTTGAAAAAGCCGTAAACGCAGGCGCACACGGAATAGAATTCGATGTTCATCTTTCATCTGACGGAATCCCGGTAATAATCCATGATGAAACATTGGACAGAACTTGCAATGCTTACGGTTTTATAAAAGACTTTTCCTTTGCGGAGCTTGGAAAAATAAATGCCGCAGCGAAATTCCCGCCTGAAAATTTTAAAGAAAGTGCTGCAAATTGCTCAAATGAAAAAATTCCTTCACTTGAAGAATATTTTGATTTTATAAAAAAAACCGATATTATTTCAAATATAGAATTAAAAACAGGGGTTTTCGAATATGCCGGTATTGAAGAAAAAGTTTATGCTCTTTTAAAAAAATACGGTCTTAAAGAAAAATGTATTATTTCTTCTTTCAATCATGAAAGTATTTTACGTATGAAAAAAATAGACTCTTCTTTAGTTTGCGGCTTTTTAGTCGATTCTTGGGAAATAAATCCTGCCGAGAATTTAACGAAAAACGGAATAGAGTGTTATCATCCTTGTGCATACCGCTTAACAAAAAATTTCGTAGATTATATGCATGATAATAAAATCAAAGTAAATGCATGGTTCGGTTCAGTGCAAACCGATTATTCCGCCGTACTTAACACCGGACTTGATGCAATAATTACCGATTATCCTGATAAGATTGCAGCTCTTCTTTCAAACTAA
- a CDS encoding ComF family protein, with translation MLKKLKLKFKVVLRNIYADLICPQKCLLCGTETNCGLPICSACTSTEIEDALNFRLKNEEKFCKKCGRFLISEKEYCTNCRTAILKEKNLKDEKNEPIPQSCDRIFSIYPYQGKCGQLLVHWKNFSVRGFAEVFAKSISCFVNKKEELQNIKIVPVPPRPKKIKNKGWDQIEDTAVQLEHIYDFKILRCLKRKDGTAQKTLSREKRKTNLKGKIFIKNAKQMIPETLIILDDVMTTGATLNFCAAALKEAGCKRVYGLCLFFD, from the coding sequence ATGTTAAAAAAATTGAAACTGAAGTTCAAAGTTGTTTTGCGAAATATTTATGCCGATTTAATTTGTCCTCAAAAATGTTTGTTATGCGGAACGGAAACAAATTGCGGTCTTCCTATTTGCTCGGCTTGTACAAGTACGGAAATTGAGGATGCTCTTAATTTTCGGCTAAAGAATGAAGAAAAATTTTGTAAAAAATGCGGAAGATTTTTAATTTCCGAAAAAGAGTATTGTACAAATTGCCGTACGGCAATTTTAAAGGAAAAAAATTTAAAAGATGAGAAAAATGAGCCGATACCGCAAAGCTGCGATAGGATTTTTTCAATTTATCCGTATCAGGGTAAATGCGGTCAGCTTTTAGTTCATTGGAAAAATTTCAGCGTTCGAGGTTTTGCGGAAGTGTTTGCAAAATCCATATCCTGTTTTGTGAATAAAAAAGAAGAGCTGCAAAATATAAAAATTGTACCTGTACCGCCTCGTCCGAAAAAAATAAAAAACAAGGGTTGGGACCAAATAGAAGATACTGCGGTTCAATTAGAGCATATTTATGACTTTAAAATTCTTCGATGTTTAAAACGAAAAGACGGCACCGCACAAAAAACTCTTTCGCGTGAAAAGCGAAAAACAAATTTAAAGGGTAAAATTTTTATAAAAAATGCAAAACAAATGATTCCGGAAACGCTTATAATTTTGGACGATGTTATGACCACGGGAGCAACGCTTAATTTTTGTGCTGCGGCATTAAAAGAGGCCGGCTGTAAGAGAGTATATGGACTTTGTCTTTTTTTCGATTAA